gcattgtttaaggaacctgagaccaaagattttcattcaccaatgacaaataaagaaccttgataTAATAAATCAGATATAATTAAGGTCAAAATGGCATTTGGATGAACATTGTGTAAGATATCAgtaatttgaatatattttctGTGCATATCAATTCCAAAATACAAGTTATTGTGTCCTCAGATATTACATTTTGGAGTCTAAATAACCTTCAGATATGACTGATTATAACACAACACAGCAACTCCCAATACAacaaacacattcattcatttcacaaAACATGACACCAACTCTGACAAAATCCTCAAGAGATAAAAGTAAATAATTGCACTTTTTGAagtgttgtaattcaagtccTTAACTGACAAAATGCCTGTGCACATTGGAGTATTTATTTAGTACGCACCTTGGCGTAAACCCCGGGACGATTCTCTTCAGCACAGCCCCATCCCCAGGACACCACACCCTGGAGCTCCCCGTTACACACCAGGGGGCCACCAGAATCTCCCTGATGGAGAAGGATGGAGAAATAGCACTCTATTAAACAATAACAATCATTAAAGaataacaaaatgtaataagagtaataataataataataataatgaggaaagaggaaataaaaagaagaaatattgCAGTGCAATTTGAAAACCCGAATATAACCACACACCAATACATTGATATCAGTTTGGAAACACAAAAGCATATCAACAGATGGCGAAAACATGGGCGAAACCAAAAACATGACATAACACAAAAGCTCTaatattgaatgaaaaaaatatattttgtccagggctgtcaaagttaacacaataataacgcgtcaaattcattttaacgccactaatttcttcaacgcataaACGCaagttgtgatttttaggttttagcggctcagttttaaagctagagtgaagatactggtatcataagaAACTACTAAACCTACTGTACCAactgtcatactagtttgtcatgaaggaggctaaataacgctccaaacttgtgcataattttggcgaagaaaaactggcatggccattttcaaaggggtcccttgacctctgacctctgaccttatacatacatttgcataaagcagcatatctgtccactcctatgttgataagagtatcaaatacttgacaaatctccctttaaattaaatattttgatcgattgacagccctaattgtgtCATATGAAACTGATTTAACAAGATGAAATCTGTGAAGGTACAACATTaacaggattattattattattattaatatcagaGGAACAGAATTattcaaaacaaaaatcaaattgACCGATGGTCTTTTGTATATTTGGGCCTTCATGTACCTGACAGGAGTCCTTTCCTCCCTCCAGGAAGCCGGCGCAGAACATGGAGGAGGTGATCCTGTTGGGGTAGGAGCGCTCACAGTCCAGCTGGGGCAGGATGGGCAGGTCCAGGCAGTGCAGGCATTTCAGACAACCGACTGAGTCACACAGACAGAATCAGAGAGACATTTTAATAGGCCTCATCATCTGCAGTCACACAATCAGATCATGAAGTAATCTTTGACCCGTGACACAGATTTCTCTCCTTGAACACATCTTTGGCACAGATAAAAACATCATGCCAGACTTACAGGGGCTCTGGGTGTTTCCCCATCCAGAGACCAGACACTGGGTTCCTGCGGGGGCACAGCTGCTGGGCAGGGCGACCGGCTGGACGTACTTATCAATCTTTGCTGGCTCAGCAAGTTTAATCAGCATGATGTCATTGTTGATGGTGTAACGGTCGTACTCCGGGTGGGGGATGATGACAGCGGGAGCGATGAACTGCTCGGGGCCGTCCTTGTAGCCGATGTGGTGCTCACCCAGACGCAGCTCAATATCCTCACCCCTGAGAGGCCACAGTGGGAACAGAGAGTGGAGCCATTTACCCACTGATACACCATGGGTATGTGGTATACGTACGCAGGCAAAAGAGTCCATTATCCAAGCaaagtttctgtgttttttatgatttatttctcCAAAAACAAGCAAGTAAAGGAAAGAACAAATGTTTGTCGCTGCCTGTCTTGCTCTAGTAAAAAACCAAAGGCCCACCCAGGTGCATGATGGTCCTATACCTGCCTACCAACATATAGAACCGCAGTGTTACCCAATTCACaaacaaaatactaattacgcaaaaattaaatatactaaacaagaaaataattaaacaaataagtatcaaaagaaaacactataaaaaatataattaattacttattattagtaaaacaacTAAACACTACTGACAAATAAATACTCTCTTACAGAGAGTGAGAAATGGAAGATAAGCACATGCAGATGGATACTGTCAGTACAGAATGGTGTGGTAGGTCTAAATCAGTCCCTAACTTACTTGTAGCAGTGTGCAGCAGTGACGACCCAGCGGTCGTTGATCAGGGTTCCTCCGCAGTAGTGCCAGCCGTTGTTGAGCGACACCTGCCAGGGGACGGAGTGATCCCTGCACTCGTAGCCACCGACGATCTTATCATCGAAGCCGAGGGCAGCTGTGCAGTCGGCGgcgagagagaggagacggGGAAAAGTGTATGAAATAAGCAGAACAGTGGCatgtttgacttgtttgaatCACACGTGAAAATGCATCATGATCTGGAAAAGGTCATGACCCCGAAATGTAATTTACACTTTAGAAAATTTCTAAAACTGAGCATGCAAAAGAAAGATTAAGGCGTTTTAAATCTAAAGTGTAAAAGCTTTATTATCACTTAAACTCACCATTGGTGCCCACCAGCACAAGTAAAGCGAGGAGCAGCATCACGACTGTGGTTTGGACGTCTGCAGACGGGGAGGCGTCTCAGATTTAAGGTGTGTTTGCTCCCCACGTCAACATCACTGACAGCTGATAAGGAGGACTGACCAATAGAAGATgctgtagaagaagaagaagaagaagagggaacCGATGCCCAAAAAGCGCCaccatcatatacagtatactgtatgggAACTCTGACAACTGCAACATGTGCAAACACCTGGTGTAGTTATCATGAGGGATGGGAAATGTCAAGCTGTGTTAAATAACTCTGAGGTTATCCTGCCCGTGGGGTTAAGGATTATTTTATCAGTAATAACAAGTTTGTGTTCAGTAATATTAACTGTCCACCCATGAAACTAAATTCAACATGGAGGTTTTACGATGTTTCTACATAATACACGCTAAAATAACCACAACTTAAAAAACATCtggttaaaataacatttctggTTTACATGTTTTACATAATCCTAACGGGGCCAAGGGGTTTATCAAGTGGCTGCACAGGTTGTTCTAACAGAGGAGGTAACACTCAGATTAGAGTCCTACTTAaggcagcagtaggcagaatgtttttggcatcatttgggcaaaaattccataataacctttcagcatattgtaattcaagtgttccgagagacttctgcacctcctcatggctgttttcaggctttaaaaaaatctagcccgtgacgggagtctttggccaatcacaggtcatttccgagagagagagctttcctattggctgttcattcaacggaggcagctgtcaatcacacgcaaactccgatcaaacggtcaaactaggcagcgttgatcaaatatgaatcaatatcctgttactgcaatgcctatttctcgcataaaacaTCTTgttgtttccagaaacatcttgtactgtactgttccggctggtgggcggtgcttggtatttcctcaacttgacggccgggtcacaaactttctcattttacagctaaacagtacactacaagatgtttctgaaaacatttgaggtgatgaataggcacatgattttttctcatgcactactttcacaatatagcaaccgttttataaaaataacttttaaaaaaa
This Sebastes fasciatus isolate fSebFas1 chromosome 17, fSebFas1.pri, whole genome shotgun sequence DNA region includes the following protein-coding sequences:
- the LOC141754965 gene encoding trypsin-2-like, which gives rise to MLLLALLVLVGTNAALGFDDKIVGGYECRDHSVPWQVSLNNGWHYCGGTLINDRWVVTAAHCYKGEDIELRLGEHHIGYKDGPEQFIAPAVIIPHPEYDRYTINNDIMLIKLAEPAKIDKYVQPVALPSSCAPAGTQCLVSGWGNTQSPFGCLKCLHCLDLPILPQLDCERSYPNRITSSMFCAGFLEGGKDSCQGDSGGPLVCNGELQGVVSWGWGCAEENRPGVYAKVCHFTDWIHSTVASH